One window from the genome of Choloepus didactylus isolate mChoDid1 chromosome 2, mChoDid1.pri, whole genome shotgun sequence encodes:
- the LOC119518157 gene encoding heterogeneous nuclear ribonucleoproteins A2/B1-like → MQREKEQFRKLFIGSLSFETTEGSLRNYYEQWGELTDCVVMRDPASKRSRGFGFVTFSSMAQVDAAVAARPQSIDGRVVEPKRAVAREDCGKPGAHVTAKKLFVGGIKENTEELHLKDFFEEYGKIDTIEILTDRQSGKKRGFDFVTFDDHDPVDKIVLWKYHTINGHKAEVRKALSQQEMQEVQSSRSGRGGNFGFGDSPGGSGNFGPGPGSNFRGGSDGYGSGPGFGYGYNGYGGGPGGGNFGGSGFGGGRGGYGGGGLDVEGYGDGYDNYGGGNYGSGNCNDFGNYNQQPSNYGPMKSGNFGGSRNMGGPYGGVNHGPEGNGGSGGYGGRSQY, encoded by the coding sequence ATGCAGAGAGAAAAGGAACAATTCCGTAAACTCTTTATTGGTAGCCTAAGTTTTGAAACAACAGAAGGAAGTTTGAGGAACTACTATGAGCAATGGGGAGAACTTACAGACTGTGTGGTGATGAGAGATCCTGCAAGTAAAAGATCAAGAGGATTTGGTTTTGTAACTTTTTCATCTATGGCTCAGGTTGATGCTGCAGTGGCTGCAAGACCTCAATCAATTGATGGGAGAGTGGTTGAGCCAAAACGTGCTGTAGCAAGAGAGGACTGTGGAAAACCCGGGGCTCATGTAACCGCGAAGAAGTTGTTTGTTGGTGGAATTAAAGAAAATACTGAGGAACTTCACCTGAAAGATTTCTTTGAGGAATATGGAAAAATTGATACCATTGAGATACTTACTGACAGGCAGTCTGGAAAGAAAAGAGGCTTTGACTTTGTTACTTTTGATGACCACGATCCTGTTGATAAAATTGTATTATGGAAGTATCATACCATCAATGGTCATAAAGCTGAAGTGAGAAAGGCTTTGTCTCAACAAGAAATGCAGGAAGTCCAAAGTTCTAGGAGTGGAAGAGGAGGGAACTTTGGATTTGGAGATTCACCTGGTGGCAGTGGAAATTTTGGACCAGGACCAGGAAGTAACTTTAGAGGAGGTTCTGATGGATATGGAAGTGGCCCTGGATTTGGATATGGTTATAACGGGTATGGAGGAGGACCTGGAGGTGGCAATTTTGGAGGTAGTGGttttggaggaggaagaggaggatatGGTGGTGGAGGACTGGATGTGGAGGGCTATGGAGATGGTTATGACAACTATGGAGGAGGAAATTATGGAAGTGGAAATTgcaatgattttggaaattataaCCAGCAACCTTCTAACTATGGTCCAATGAAGAGTGGAAACTTTGGTGGTAGCAGGAACATGGGGGGACCATATGGTGGAGTAAACCATGGTCCAGAAGGCAATGGAGGAAGTGGGGGTTATGGAGGGAGGAGCCAATATTGA